A single genomic interval of Scatophagus argus isolate fScaArg1 chromosome 22, fScaArg1.pri, whole genome shotgun sequence harbors:
- the LOC124053415 gene encoding endoplasmic reticulum-Golgi intermediate compartment protein 2-like, translating into MRRLSRKKALSLVKELDAFPKVSESYVETSASGGTVSLIAFSAMALLAVLEFFVYRDTWMKYEYEVDKDFSSKLRINIDITVAMKCQHVGADILDLAETMITSNGLQYEPAIFELTPQQRLWQRTLILIQSRLREEHALQEVLYKTLLKGGPTALPPREDAAMEPLNACRIHGHVYVNKVAGNLHITVGKPIHHPQGHAHIAAFVSHETYNFSHRIDHLSFGEEIPGIINPLDGTEKITYNNNQMFQYFITVVPTRLNTYKISADTHQFSVTERERVINHAAGSHGVSGIFVKYDTSSLMVTVSEQHMPLWQFLVRLCGIIGGIFSTTGMLHGLVGFCVDVICCRFKLGVYRPREDVQLHHQMNNLNNHQTPLLADNVPQE; encoded by the exons ATGAGGCGTCTGTCTCGTAAGAAAGCCCTGAGCTTGGTGAAGGAGCTGGACGCCTTCCCCAAAGTGTCTGAGAGCTACGTGGAGACGTCAGCCTCGGGCGGAACAG TGTCGCTGATAGCGTTCAGTGCCATGGCACTTCTGGCTGTCTTAGAGTTCTTTGTTTATAGAGACACTTGGATGAAGTACGAATATGAAGTCGATAAGGATTTTTCCAG TAAACTGAGAATAAACATTGACATTACAGTTGCCATGAAATGCCAGC ACGTTGGAGCAGATATTCTGGATCTGGCTGAGACCATGATCACGTCCAACGGCCTCCAGTACGAGCCT GCTATTTTTGAACTGACCCCACAACAGAGACTGTGGCAAAG gACGTTGATACTCATTCAGAGCCGGCTGAGAGAGGAACACGCTCTTCAGGAAGTCCTGTACAAAACGCTCCTCAAAGGAGGCCCCACTGCTCTGCCGCCACG ggaggATGCTGCTATGGAGCCGCTTAATGCTTGCAGGATACACGGACACGTCTACGTCAACAAGGTGGCAGGAAACCTTCACATTACAGTGGGAAA gCCCATTCACCATCCTCAGGGTCATGCCCACATTGCAGCGTTTGTGAGCCATGAGA CGTACAACTTCTCCCATCGAATAGACCATTTATCTTTCGGGGAGGAGATCCCAGGCATCATCAATCCTCTGGACGGCACAGAGAAAATCACCTATAACA ATAACCAGATGTTCCAGTACTTCATCACGGTGGTCCCAACCAGACTGAACACATACAAGAtatctgcagacacacaccagTTTTCTGTGACAGAGCGG GAGCGGGTGATAAACCACGCGGCGGGCAGTCACGGCGTTTCCGGCATCTTTGTGAAGTACGACACCAGCTCTCTGATGGTGACGGTGAGCGAGCAGCACATGCCGCTGTGGCAGTTCCTGGTGCGACTGTGCGGCATCATCGGGGGTATTTTCTCCACGACAG GCATGCTCCATGGGCTTGTTGGCTTCTGTGTTGATGTTATCTGCTGTCGCTTCAAGCTTGGAGTCTATCGGCCCAGAGAG GATGTGCAGCTACACCACCAGATGAACAATCTTAACAATCACCAGACTCCTCTGTTGGCTGACAATGTCCCTCAGGAGtag
- the ndufb2 gene encoding NADH dehydrogenase [ubiquinone] 1 beta subcomplex subunit 2, mitochondrial codes for MSSFGRALGVLRAGTRLVTRGPQRITTRKAGGGPHIEPQYRQYPQLTKKQKLESELISGAMWFWILWHCWHDPDAVLGHFPWPDPSQWTDEELGVPPDDEE; via the exons ATGTCTTCTTTTGGAAGGGCGCTGGGAGTCCTCCGAGCGGGAACACGGCTCGTTACTCGCGGTCCGCAAAGAATAACGACCAGAAA GGCCGGCGGGGGGCCGCACATTGAGCCACAGTACAGACAGTATCCCCAGCTAAcgaaaaaacagaaacttgaGTCAGAACTGATCAGTGGTGCCATGTGGTTTTGGATCCTCTGGCACTGTTGGCACGATCCTGACGCAGTCCTG GGTCATTTCCCCTGGCCTGATCCCTCCCAGTGGACAGATGAGGAGCTTGGAGTCCCACCAGATGACGAGGAATAA
- the kdm7aa gene encoding lysine-specific demethylase 7A — MAAAPLYCVCRQPYDVSRFMIECDICKDWFHGSCVQVEEHHAVDIDVYHCPNCDVVQGPSLMKKRNNWHRHDYTEPDDGSKPVQAGTPVFIKELQNRTFASGEEILRRMKGEQVTQRYLERHGFNYPIGVTEMEGLGLRLPAPTFSVRDVEQYVGGDKVIDVIDVARQADSKMKLSEFVKYFTAPHRPKVLNLISLEFSDTKMSELVEVPDVAQKMSWVENYWPDDSFFPKPFVQKYCLMGVKDSYTDFHIDFGGTSVWYHVLWGEKVFYLIKPTPANLALYEAWSSSPNQSEVFFGDKVDKCYKCVVPQGTTLLIPTGWIHAVLTSQDCMAFGGNFLHNLNIGMQLRCYEMERRLKTPDLFKFPYFEAICWYVAKNLLETLKELREDSCPPPTYLVEGVKALISALRTWLKREVTEPTSEVPDHIRPNHLIKELTKEIRYLEEEPVSGSKPVKSQGSGCGLTSGSNGCPATRSTLERLCQARRARRAARRLREQQRQAPKVPSNLDILERHTREVLRRLEVGPLEEDAAFCAKVHGKLNKVSTASAAAAESSDDNHLRLLLVNGRIIRDMRRSGSSPLKTAGERSPVGPPKNCVDVKSERTHDGEEQHSTVEKPKLLSGLERVKTELREEVSGHSSVSDMESDSDSPTEHKASPLSSSDEDSESSQEDEEDEDEEERGSSQQKGSGHTIELDQSGQKLRHKHKPLKRERPTSPSTEEAIQGMLSMAGLLCSSKPEKVASSQEPWWSPLEQREVVQHQLQGDKSPIDSQGNSSEAWDNQGLPSPLSRSHGSSPETDYQYCDPSMSPLLHPSKRHAPNPPPISNQATKGKRPKKGMATAKQRLGKILKLNRHSRVFV, encoded by the exons ATGGCGGCGGCCCCGCTGTACTGTGTCTGCCGGCAGCCCTACGATGTGAGCCGGTTTATGATCGAGTGCGACATCTGTAAAGATTGGTTTCACGGCAG CTGTGTGCAGGTAGAAGAGCATCATGCTGTGGATATCGATGTCTACCACTGTCCCAACTGTGATGTTGTACAAGGACCCTCCCTGA TGAAAAAGCGCAACAACTGGCACAGGCATGACTACACGGAGCCAGATGATGGATCAAAGCCGGTGCAGGCTGGGACTCCAGTATTTATCAAGGAGCTCCAGAACAGGACCTTTGCCAG TGGTGAGGAAATTCTGAGGCGGATGAAGGGCGAGCAGGTGACACAGAGATACCTGGAGAGACACGGCTTCAACTACCCCATAGGGGTCACAGAGATGGAGGGCCTGGGACTCAGACTACCAGCCCCCACCTTCTCCGTCAGAGATGTGGAGCAGTATGTGG GTGGAGACAAAGTCATCGATGTGATAGATGTGGCGCGGCAGGCGGACAGCAAGATGAAGCTCAGTGAGTTTGTCAAGTATTTCACCGCTCCGCATCGACCCAAGGTCCTCAACCTCATCAGCCTGGAGTTCTCTGACACTAA GATGTCAGAGTTGGTGGAGGTGCCTGACGTGGCTCAGAAGATGTCTTGGGTAGAGAACTACTGGCCAGACGACTCCTTCTTCCCCAAGCCCTTTGTCCAGAAGTACTGCCTTATGGGTGTCAAGGACAGTTACACAGATTTCCACATAGACTTCGGGGGCACCTCGGTCTGGTACCATGTTCTCTGG GGCGAGAAGGTCTTCTACCTGATCAAGCCCACTCCCGCCAACCTTGCACTATATGAGGCATGGAGCTCCTCGCCCAATCAGAGTGAAGTGTTCTTTGGAGACAAAGTGGACAAGTGTTACAAGTGTGTCGTACCCCAAGGAACCACGCTGCTCATCCCTACAG GCTGGATCCACGCCGTTCTCACCTCTCAGGATTGCATGGCGTTCGGAGGGAACTTCCTTCACAACCTCAATATTGGCATGCAGCTCAG GTGTTATGAAATGGAGCGCCGTCTGAAAACCCCAGACCTCTTTAAGTTTCCGTACTTTGAGGCCATCTGTTGGTATGTGGCCAAGAACCTCTTGGAGACACTAAAAG AGCTACGAGAGGACAGCTGTCCTCCACCAACCTACCTGGTGGAGGGAGTCAAGGCTTTAATCAGTGCACTGAGGACGTGGTTGAAACGAGAG GTGACTGAGCCCACCAGTGAGGTACCAGACCATATCAGGCCCAACCATCTCATTAAAGAGCTGACTAAGGAAATCCGCTACCTGGAG GAGGAACCAGTCAGTGGTAGCAAGCCAGTGAAATCTCAGGGAAGTGGGTGTGGACTAACATCTGGATCAAACGGCTGCCCTGCCACTCGCTCCACACTGGAGAGGCTGTGCCAGGCCCGGCGGGCGAGAAGGGCGGCCAGGCGGCTGAGGGAGCAGCAGCGGCAGGCCCCCAAAGTGCCCTCAAACCTGGACATCTTAGAGCGGCACACCAGGGAGGTGCTGAGGAGGCTGGAGGTGGGACCCCTGGAGGAG GATGCGGCGTTCTGTGCCAAGGTTCATGGGAAGCTCAACAAAGTGTCAACTGCAtccgctgctgctgcagagtcttCAGATGACAACCACCTGCGGCTACTGCTGGTCAACGGCAGGATTATCAG AGATATGAGGAGGTCAGGCAGCAGCCCGTTAAAGACGGCGGGTGAACGATCACCTGTTGGCCCACCAAAGAATTGTGTGGATGTGAAGTCGGAGAGGACACACGACGGCGaagagcagcacagcacagtcgAGAAGCCCAAACTCCTCA GCGGTCTGGAGAGGGTGAAGACTGAACTCAGGGAAGAAGTCTCAGGACACTCCAGCGTGTCAGACATGGAGTCAGACAGCGACTCTCCCACAGAG CATAAAGCGTCGCCGTTGTCCTCTTCTGACGAGGATTCAGAGAGCTCccaggaggacgaggaggacgaggacgaggaggagaggggCTCTTCTCAGCAGAAAGGCTCAGGGCACACCATAGAGCTGGACCAGTCTGGCCAGAAActcaggcacaaacacaaaccactcAAACG AGAACGTCCTACCTCACCCAGCACAGAAGAGGCCATTCAGGGGATGCTGTCTATGGCCGGTCTGCTGTGCTCCTCCAAGCCGGAGAAAGTGGCCTCGTCCCAGGAGCCGTGGTGGTCGCCGCtggagcagagggaggtggTGCAGCACCAACTGCAGGGGGACAAGAGCCCGATCGACAGCCAGGGCAACAGCAGCGAGGCCTGGGACAATCAGGGGCTCCCCAGCCCTCTCAGCCGGAGCCACGGCAGCAGCCCAGAGACGGACTACCAGTACTGTGACCCCTCAATGTCTCCACTGCTGCACCCCTCCAAGAGACACGCCCCCAACCCCCCTCCTATCAGCAATCAGGCCACGAAAG GCAAGCGGCCCAAAAAAGGAATGGCCACCGCCAAGCAGAGACTGGGGAAGATCCTGAAACTCAACAGACACAGTCGCGTCTTTGTCTAA